In a single window of the Methylothermaceae bacteria B42 genome:
- a CDS encoding flagellar protein FliS codes for MAANHAMNAYKKVGTHVGADTADPHQLITMLFDGALERIAIAKGAIERGDIPQKGQRIGQTIAIIDGLRASLNKEAGGELAENLDNLYAYMQQRLLEANLHSDGKILDEVSSLIREIKTAWVAIPAEVRKRVPEMAIAQ; via the coding sequence ATGGCAGCGAATCACGCAATGAATGCATACAAAAAGGTCGGTACTCACGTGGGTGCCGATACCGCTGATCCCCATCAACTGATTACCATGCTTTTTGATGGCGCCTTGGAGCGGATTGCCATCGCCAAGGGGGCGATTGAAAGGGGGGACATTCCCCAAAAGGGCCAGCGCATCGGCCAGACCATTGCCATTATCGATGGCTTGCGCGCCAGCTTGAACAAGGAAGCCGGAGGGGAATTGGCGGAGAATCTGGATAATCTGTATGCCTACATGCAGCAGCGTCTGCTGGAAGCCAATCTACATAGCGATGGCAAAATCCTGGATGAAGTCAGCAGTCTGATCCGGGAGATCAAAACCGCCTGGGTGGCGATTCCGGCAGAAGTGCGCAAGCGGGTGCCTGAGATGGCAATCGCCCAATGA
- a CDS encoding flagellin, with protein MAQIINTNVSSINAQRQLSRSQNSMQTAMERLSSGLRINSAKDDAAGLAISDRMTSQIRGLNQATRNANDGISMAQTAEGALQESTNILQRIRELSIQSANDTNTAADRANLQKEVNQLTQELDRIANQTTFNGKKLLDGSFSGQQIQVGAFANQSISITVGDARTEAMGVHKQSNYDAAGVITEANNATSNNVGSQTLTVAGSLGSDTISVGAASSAKTIVDGINAKSEKTGVTARAVTYAKIDNVTGSAGSLSFDLYGKNETDKVTVSAQISDLNDLTELAKAINDQAGDTGISAVLTDDKKGIILKNDEGYDITIDSYSSANVDLDVTGLEEDGSTEVGSAVTLDVATDTEATVGGNVIFESHKSFTVTSDDTNSTLINGTNPVSSGLEKVSAIDIGTQSGANDAISVIDGALAFIADTRGDLGAVQNRLSSTISNLENVSQNVSASRSRIQDADFAKESAELARTQILQQAGISMLAQANASSQSVLSLIG; from the coding sequence ATGGCTCAAATCATCAATACCAATGTGTCTTCCATCAATGCCCAGCGTCAGTTGAGCAGAAGTCAAAATTCCATGCAAACGGCTATGGAAAGATTATCCTCAGGCTTGCGCATCAACAGCGCCAAGGACGATGCCGCAGGTCTTGCCATTTCCGACCGGATGACGTCACAGATCCGGGGTTTGAATCAGGCCACGAGAAATGCCAATGATGGTATATCCATGGCCCAGACCGCTGAAGGTGCTCTACAGGAATCCACCAATATCTTGCAGCGGATTCGTGAGTTGTCCATTCAGTCTGCCAACGACACCAACACCGCCGCAGACCGGGCTAACCTGCAAAAGGAAGTAAACCAGCTAACCCAGGAGCTGGATCGAATTGCCAATCAAACCACTTTTAATGGCAAGAAACTATTAGATGGAAGCTTTAGTGGCCAGCAGATTCAAGTGGGTGCTTTCGCCAACCAAAGTATAAGCATTACTGTGGGTGATGCCCGGACTGAGGCGATGGGTGTTCATAAACAATCAAATTACGATGCTGCTGGGGTAATAACCGAAGCAAATAATGCTACATCGAACAACGTAGGTAGCCAAACCTTAACAGTAGCAGGTTCACTGGGCTCTGATACTATATCGGTTGGAGCAGCTAGTAGTGCCAAAACTATTGTTGATGGTATAAACGCTAAATCAGAAAAAACCGGAGTAACTGCAAGGGCGGTGACCTATGCAAAGATTGATAACGTTACCGGAAGCGCAGGATCACTTTCCTTTGATTTGTATGGTAAAAATGAAACCGACAAGGTGACCGTTTCTGCCCAGATAAGTGATTTGAATGACTTAACAGAGTTAGCTAAAGCTATCAATGATCAAGCAGGAGATACTGGTATTAGCGCTGTTCTGACAGATGATAAGAAAGGCATCATTTTAAAAAATGATGAGGGATATGACATCACTATTGATAGTTATTCTTCTGCCAATGTTGATTTGGATGTCACTGGTTTGGAGGAAGACGGTAGTACAGAAGTAGGTAGCGCTGTTACTTTGGATGTGGCGACTGATACAGAGGCAACGGTTGGCGGTAACGTTATTTTCGAATCTCATAAGTCTTTTACTGTAACCTCAGATGATACTAATAGTACGTTAATTAACGGCACCAATCCCGTTAGCTCCGGATTGGAAAAAGTTAGCGCCATTGACATCGGCACCCAATCCGGCGCCAATGACGCTATCTCGGTCATTGATGGGGCGCTTGCCTTCATTGCCGATACCCGCGGTGACCTGGGCGCGGTGCAAAACCGCCTGTCTTCCACCATTTCAAACTTGGAAAACGTCTCTCAAAACGTATCCGCTTCCCGCTCGCGGATTCAGGATGCGGATTTCGCCAAGGAATCGGCAGAGCTGGCGCGGACTCAGATTCTGCAACAGGCAGGCATCTCCATGTTGGCCCAGGCCAATGCGTCATCACAAAGCGTGTTGTCACTGATCGGCTAA